DNA from Thermomicrobiales bacterium:
CCGTCTCGGCATCGGCCCAGCGGGCTACGACGATGTCCTGCAGGTGGGCCCCGAGCGCGACCTCGACCGCAGTTTCGTAGCGGGCCGGGAGATCGATCAGTTCGGCGACAGTTCCCTCGATGCCGGAGAGCTTGCCTGCTTGCGCAGCGGTCAGGACCTCACGCACACCGGCATAAAGACCAGCGCCGCTCTCCTGGATCCGCTTGAGCGCATCCAGCTGGGCACGGGCCTGTCCCCGTTGCTCCTGCAACTGTGAAAGGAGCGCTCGCGCTGCTTGCTCGGCACTCTGGGCGGCAGCGACACGTTCGGCCAACGCGGTATGGGCCTGCCGGAAGCTCTCCAGCTCTGCGGCCGCCAGCTGGCTTTCCGCTTCGACTGATGCCAATTCGGCACGAAGTTGCGCCAGCCGTTCGCCTTGTTCGCTCGACTGGACTTCGTAACGTTCGCGCTCCGCGGAGAGTGATTCGAGGCGTTCGGCGCCAATCTGCAGCGCACGATCACAGTCGGCGACACGCTGCTCGAGATCCGCCAACGCCCTGGCGAGTTGTTGCCGCTGCCGCTCGCGCGCTTCACGCCCCTCACGGGCTTTCTGGACCTCTCGCTCGAGCTCCGGAATTGTCGATTGCGTTTCGGCGCCGGTCGCGGTGAGCGCGTCGAGGACTTCCTGGACCGCGATGATCTCTTGCTCGATCTCAGCGGCGCGTTCTTCGAGATTGCGCTGGCCCTCGATCAGGTCCTCCCGGCGTCGATCGATAGCGGCGATCCGCTCTGCGGCCAGGTCGCGCTCATGCGCGAGTTGCTGGGCTTGCTCGGAGACAGATCGTAGGTGCGCGCTCTGGCGCGAGAAAGCGGCCTGGGCCACACGGGCGCACTCGCGGGCATCTTCGAGCTGCTCGAGCGCGGTATCGACGTTCGCTTGTGCCGTGTCCAGACGAGTCGACTCCATCTGGGTAGCCGTTTCGGCACGCTCCAGGCGCTCTCCGATCTCGATCAGCAGGCCCTGGAAATTGCGCTCGCTCCGTCGATTTCAGCGGTCATGGACGCCTTGCCATTCACGCGCCTGTTTCGCTGCGCTCAGAGTGCGCAAGCGGGGCTCGACCTCGGCCAGCAGGTCGACGATGCGGTCGGCGTTGTTTCGGGCATCGTTGAGGTTGCGCTCTGCCTCGTTGGCTTTCATCTGAAGACCAGCCAAATCGGCCGCATGCTCGAAGAGCCCGCGCCATTCTTCCGGCTCGCTGGCTGGGCTTGCCGCATGGTAGGAGCCCTGGCCAACGACGGTATAGGACTGCCCGAGCGATGCAGTGAGTTGATGGATGTCTTTCAGCCGGACACCTGGCCGTTAATGAGAAACTGATTCTCGCCTGAGCGCAACGAGCGGCGCGTGACGGTAACTTCTGAACTCACTCGATCGGCAACCAGCCAGTGCTGTCGAATGTCACCGTGACTTCAGCGAATCCACCCGGAGCGCGTCCATTGCCCACGGCGAAGATATCTTCGGTCTTCTTGCTGCGCAACCAGCGAGTGACTTTGCTCGCCAGCACCCAGCGAACACCGTCCGAAATATTCGACTTCCCGCTGCCGTTTGGTCGATGACCGCGGTGATCAGGTTCGAAAGAAATGTCGATGTGCGGTTGGCGAAGCTCTTGAACCCGTTCAATATCAGGCCGAGTGAGGCGCGGCAATGCCTTCGTCTACTTGTCATCTTCCAGGGCGCTCGGGTACGGGTCAGCAGGTCGAACAGTCGAAGAGGCGATGGTACATCCATTGCCTGTGCGTCACAATGTGTAGCATTTTGCGGCAACCTCCACGAATCGCCTCGGCGACACGGGGTCACGTTGGCCAAACTCGGGTCTGCGCGGCTGGGTTGCGGTCACGGCGGAATGGGCAGGATGAGCCGGATGTTCATTGGCTGTTCCACGAATTCCAGTTTTATCCACAGCTCGTGGCCGCCGCGGCGCTGGCAGAGATCGGCGCGCTCGGCTTCACCCACGCTGAAGTCATGCTCTACCAGTGGCAATACACGGACGCTGCGTTTCGCGCCTACAGGCAGGCGGCCCGCGACGCCGGTGTGGAGATCGTGGCGCTCCATCTCGAACCCGATATGCATCTTCCGTTCGATCCCGAGCCAGCAGTCGTATCAGACGCCTCGGCGCACCCCCGACACAGCTATATCGACGGCGCAGTGACGCTTGGTGCGCAGTGACGATCGTCTGGCAGGGTCCGATCCGCGAGAGGACCACTGAATCCGGGGTCGAGCCGATGCTGGAGGTGGTGTTCGAGCTCGACCGGCGCTGTCAGTCAGCCGGATTGCGGTTGGCGCTGGAAAATGCCGAGCCTGTGTGCTCTCGACGGTGCGCGACTTCATCGAAATCGGTCCGCGGTTGCCGCCGTCCGTGGTTGCATTCGATCCGCACCCGCGGCTGCCAGTCATGCAAAACCGATGCTGCTGCTGCGTCAGATGGCAGGGACGGCTCTTCGACGTTCACCTGCGGGACATCGATGAGGACGGTAAACGTCCCGGGCAATCTCCTGCCGGGTGATGGCACGCTACCCTGGTCAGCAATCCTGCGCGCGGTGAGGGAGCCGGGTTCGACGGTCCTTTGATTCTGGAGTCGGCCTTGCAGCCAGATCCCGCACAAAAAGCGTGGCGCGAGTCATGCGCTGCTCGATCCGCTCATCGCCCAGATCGACGTGTACTCGCTTCCTGCGCATCCAGCCCCCGCCGGGAGTGCTGAGGGTATTCGGCTCTTCAACGAGGGTCTCTATTACGAGTGCCATGAAGAGATCGAGCACGAGTGGCACGCGGAGACCGGCCCCATCCGCGACGATCTCTACCAGGGTATCTTGCAGATCGGTGTGGGGTTCCACCATGCCAGTAATGGCAACCTTCGTGGCGCCCGCCCTCTTGCTCACGGATGGGCTGGACAAGCTCGGACGATTCCTGCCGGCCTGCATGGGAATCGATACACAGGCGCTCTGGGATGCCAGTGCCGCGCTGCTCACAGATATCGAGCGCCGACTGGCAACCAAGTCTCCATCTCCACTCGTTCTCGTTTTCCTCGATTCAATTGACGGCCAGCAGCCAACCGCTGCGCAACACATTCCACGACGCCACATCGAACCCGCGCGCTAGAAGTAAACGAAAATAGTCCCGATAGTCGGAACGGCCCTTCTCGAAGGTCATGCTGTGGCCGGTTAGTTCCGGCGCTTCGGCATCTTGCGGAGGTGCAGTCCGAAGAGCGCGATCGCACTGGTGAGGATGACGAGGAGCAGCGCTGGTTCCGCCGAACATGCCACCTCCAGAACCGGTGCCTGGCAACGTTGGCGAGACCGTACCTGTCGGTCGCGGACCCGGTGTGTGGGTCTTCCACGGAGTCGGCGACTTGTGAACGACCGGTGTCTTGGTGGCCGTGCGCGATTCGTCGGCGTATTCGTCAACGGCGTGTTGGTCGGAACGTATTCGTCCGGCGTGTTGGTCGGCGTGTTGGTCGGCGTATTCGTCGGCCGTGTATTCGTCGGCGTGTTCGAAGGTGTACTTGTCGGAGACGGCGTATTCGTCACCGTTGGCGTGTTCGTCGGCGTCCAGGTCGGACCCGGTGTCGCGTTACAGATGAGCAGCCCTGGCGGTGCCGAAAATTTGACCCTGGTTGTCGTAGTATGTTAGCGCCCAAACGGTCTCGTACGGTCCGCTGAACTGATACAGGTATGTATCGTTCAGGAACGAGTACTCGTAGTTACCGTCGAAGGTGAGCTTGGTCACATAGATGTCTGGCGCGCTTGTCGACCCAACCACCTGCGCGATCACGTTGTAGTTGAACCCACCGACATCAGTGCCGCAGAAGATTTCCAGGGTGCCATCTGGCAGTGATGCGGCGTCGGCGTCACCGTTGGCGTAAAGGTCTTGGTCGGCGTTGTCGCGGTCGACGTTGCCGTCGCGGTGGCGGTCCGTGTGTTCGAGGGGGTCGGGTATTCGTAATCGAGTCGGCGTGATGGTGCGCGTTGCCGCGTCGCGGTGCGCGTCGCGGTATGCGTGCGCGATGGGGTCGGGGTGTTTGTAATCGACGGGGTCGGCGTAAGCGCGTGCGCGTCTGCGTGATCGACGGGGTCGGCGTGATGGTGCGTGTCAGCGTAATCAACCGCGTCTATGCGATGGTGCGCGCGTTGCCGTCCCGGTGCGTGTCGCGGTATGCGTGCGCGATGGGGTCGGGGTGTTCGTAATCGACGGGGTCGGCGTGATGGTGCGCGTCTGCGTGATCGACGGGTCGGCGTGATGGTCTCGTCGCGGTCCTCGTTCGAGTCGCTGTCCTGGTATTGGAGGCCGTCGGCGTATTGGTAATCGACGGGGTCGGCGCAGGTCCGTGTGTTCGACGCCGTCGGCGTGGCAGTTGCCGTGCGCGTTGCCGTGCGGGTATTCGTCGGCGTGCTGGTAGCCGTCCTGGTAGCCGAGGCGGTTGGCGTCGCGGTCGGCTCCGAGCACAGGTGCCTCGCAGATAGAAGGTCACGCTCGGTGTGGTGCCATCGTTAGCCACATAGCGAGCCGACACCTCGATGCCGCCATACGCGCCATATCCCCAGGCCTGCGAATAGGGCAATGGAATGGGCGGAGGCGCGGTCATGAGGACGGTATCGACCACAGTCACGTTGTCGAGCGCATAGACGGTTACCTGATGCGATCGACCGTCCATCCGGCCGCCGGTTGCACGAGTGCGGAGACGCGGCGACTGTCCGGATCCGACAGGCTCACTGCGCATCCGATCTGCACGGAGCCCGCCGGCGGCGGCGCAGTGTCGGCCTGCACGATCTCATCCGGAGTCGGGGTGGAGGTGGCGGTTGGCGTCGTCGTATTCAGATCGCCCGAGGTCGACGTGCCCACTGCGGCTCTTCTGAACAGAGATCGCCCACACCGTCCCCATCGGAGTCGGCCTGGTCGATATTCGAGATATTGGGGCAGTTGTCGATATCGTCCGGAACAGAGTCGGTGGTCGGAATCGTTTGGAACAGCTGTCGGATCCGGAGTATCGCAGGCGTCGCCAGCGCCATTGCTGTTCGAATCGGCCTGGTCCGGATTTGCCACGGCCGGGCAGTTGTCATCGATGTCGGCTATCCCGTCTGCATCGGAGTCGACCGGTGAGGCGGCACGTTGCACTGATTCGTCGGATCATTGAGGCATTCGAAGATATCGTCAGCACCTGTCGCCATCGGTAATCGGGCCGGCGGAGCCCGGCACAGTGCACTGATTGGTCGGATCGTTGGGGCATTCCGTCGATCTTCGTCGGCAATGCCGTCTCCATCGGAATCGATCACCTGGGGCTCGTCTTCCTGAACCTGGAATCTGCGAGTTTGCCGTTTGCTGACTCGCCAGCGCAGCTTCGCATTGATTGGACGCGTCGTCGGGACAGAGATCGTCCTTGTCGACGATCGTGTCCCCATCGCGATCCTGCGTGTCCTGAGCGAGCATCGCTCGTGCTGCCGGCCCGTCCTCGTGATCACCGGCCCAGCGGCGGGAGCCGCGAGCGCAATGAACGAACAAGAGAGATGACTCTTGTGAATGTGAGTTTCGGCGTCTTCCATACACATGCTTCCCGGCAGTCGTTCAATTTGCAACTTCCAGCCACGCGGCACAAGCAGGCCGGTCCGGCCACCCCGCGTCATTCCGGAAAATCACGCAGGAGGCGGTATGCTGCTCTCAGCCACTGGTACGGACCAGTGGCAAATTCTCGGCTTGCTGCGCGCTGGCAGGCTCTACGCGGTACAGCAGTTATGCAAATCCGAAAATTCGATATTGGTTACCGAATTACCGGCGACTCAGCCACCATCAACCATCTACCTGCAGCGAAATGACCTTTGCAATGTTTTCCGCCACATTGCGTATTGCTTGGCATGTACGTTCTGGCCGCGCAATAGCCGCATGCGCGCTTTACGCCGAGGCGCAGTTGTTACAACACCGGATTTCCGGTCAGAATCCTCGAGTACCACACCATCTGCGGCGAACCCACTCTTCGGAGGTCACCGATCGTCTGCAGCCAGGGCTCAGTTCCCCAACCGAAAAGAAACGAGCTGGGATGATCCAGCTCGCATTCGCATTCTCGACTGAACCGGCCCATCGAAACGGCTCTGCTGCCCGCGTCCGCCTGCGACCAGCCAGGCCGGTCAACGCAGGCTCGTCCCTGCGTGATCTGGCTGCGTCGTCCGTGGCCTCTCTGTGCTGAACAGCCGCCTGATGCAGCCCATGCCGCACGACCAGCGCAATACCCAATGTCGCAATCGCGGCAAAGAGCAGTTGCCACGCCTTGTCGTCGAACGGCACGCGCGAAGCAACGCCTGTCTGCCCTGTCCCGGTGCTGGGCAAATTGTCGACGCTCTGCAACGAACAGTTGTAAATGTAGACGTGGTTCTCGCCACCGCTCTGGACCAGTACATTGCCAGCCGAATCGACGGTCCGCTTCGGCATGACACCAGTCACCGGTCGTTTCGTCCAGGTTGTACGCGCCATTGGCGAATGGGTAAAGGTCGGTACGCCGCTGGCGTTGGTCGATCCCACACGATCGGCGCTCCGGACGCTGCACGTCGCCAGCGAGCCCGACCGGCGCGGATTCCGCCACGCAGTCTGTTTCCCAGTTGTATTGGGAGATCGATTTGCCCTGGCAGAGAACTTGTGCACCGTGATCGAGCCGGAGTTCTGGTCGGGCGTTACCGTCGGGGACCCTGGGGAATGTTGTACAGAGCGCAATCGACATCGACGCCACCGGCAACTCGAGCGACGCTCATACTCTGCTGGTCCTGATAGGCGAAAGCGAAGGCTTGTCCCCCGGCTACGCGAAGGAAACGACGTAGACAGCCACATTGGTCCCGGAGGAGGAAGGGTGGTGATCGTGTAGGTTCCCGGAATCAGCCCTTCGAACGCGAATCCCTGCGCATCGGTCAACGCATCCAGTTCGTCCCAACCGTTGCGATCGACCAGCACGGTCGCCCCGCCAAGGGAGCGTTGCCGCAACGAGCGGTGTAGTTGGTTGTCGTTCCGGGGGCAAAGGTAGTTCGTCACCGTGAGGTGTCGAATACCCACTGGCATTGTAGAGAACGTTGAACCACTGACAGAGGTACGAGGAGCTGATTCGCATCGATGGCAAGCTGCACGCTGTTGTGACCGGCGTAGAACAGCTCGCCACCTTCGACACCGCAAAAGACGTAGGCATCGTTGAAGTGTCCGGAATGCTGGAGACGAGACCGTAGGTATTGCTCGGCAACGACTCGAAGAGCACAGTCCCAACCCCGGTAGATCCTGTCGTGGGGTCACGCTCTCCACGCCGGTAAGCGTCAGGCGATAATTGTGTCGTCCGGTGCTGGGCACGCAGGCGTTCAGGAACGCGTTTCTCGGAGTCCGTTTCGTCCGCGACCATGTTGAACGCGCACTGGTAGCTGGTGACCTGCAACGTGGTGGACGCATCGGTTGTGGAACGACGTACCAATCGCAGACGATGCCCATCCCGCGGCAAGCTCGACGTAGGCAATGACGTTGTCTTGCAAACTCACCGGGCGGGTTCATCCAGAATCCGGCCATCGAGCAACCGGAGCCACCACCGCAGCGCTCGACAGATCGGCCACCGGCGAATAGAACGCCTCCACGATCAGGCCAGCTTCCCCGCGGCCAGGTCTGAAAAATCGATCACCCCGGGGCCAGGAACCTGGGGCACCACTGTTGCCCTTCGCCGGCAAGACCGCCTTCGGACCGGATCTGCACCGCGATCCTCCGATCCCGTCACCGTGGCAGGTGTCATGGAAGCGCGTCGAGATTGGAACCGGGCAGGCAGAAGAGCGTGTGGACTTCGATGGAAGCGTCGTCGAGTACGCCGGCTCTACGGGAATCGGCGTGACGTACCAATCGCACGTCACCACACAGCCGCCAGTCAGATCGAGCGCCAGCGTGCCGGTCGCGTCATCGAACGCGGAAGGAACCTCGACGAAAGCATCGTCGGAGCAATAGGCGCTGATCGATGGGCGATCGGCAAGACTAGCGCCGACAGTGTAGGCCCCGTTCGCCAAGCTGGTGAAGCTGGCGACGCCTGGTCTGGCAAGACCGGCAGCGACGTTGCAATCGTGCCGCTGAATCCGTTGGTCGAGCTGAGCTGGACCGGATGCCCACCACGCCATTGCCATGGCAATCGTCATAGATCGTCTCGAAGCCGGCACATACCCGGCGGGACACTCGGCAATGGATATCCAGGGTCGAAGTGTACGGGTTCCACCGCTTCCATAGTCGGCTCCGCTTGGACAGGGCCGCCCGGCGCGGTGAAGAAATCACCTGAAACGCGGTTTCCGTTGAGCGAAATCGTCCCGACGCCATTCGACAGTGTTATTGGAACGACCGACGACGGTTCCGGGCTGGTCGGGTAGTTGGCGGTGTCGTACACGGGCAGAACACCGACGATGCGGCGTTGTCGTCTTGTTGAATGGTGTGATCCCCAGTAGCGCAACCCGACCACCGGGGCGCGTCAAGGATGCCATATGCTGGCGACAGGATTCCACGATTGGCCAGTAGCGATCGAGGTGATCGTGAAACCAGTGCCGTCATCGACGCCAGAGATTACAGCCGTCCGCCAGGGACCGTAGTCATCAGCCGGGCCAGTGAATCCGTCGGGGCAGGACATGGCGTAGAGCGCAATGGCCCCGAGCCCTGATCTGGATTGTCCTGCGTGCTGAAGGAGAGCGAGACCGTCTCGCCAGCCAAGTGGATCGGTAGTTTGCGGTTCAGGGACGGTGGCGCAGGCAGGCGGAGTTTCTTCGATCACCGTGAAGCTGCTGCCTTGCGGGTCGACGTCAACGGAAAAGGCGACATAGCCGTTCAGGTCGGTTTCAAAGGGCCGTAGATCACGCCGCTGTCACTTGCCGTGACCTGGAAACAGGTGAAGGGCGCAGGAAGTCGGTCACCGGCGTCGGTATTGGTGATTTCGATGGTGGCGGTGCCTTGCGCAGACGCGGGAGGGGCGTTCGTGCTTGATGGCAGCGTCGCCGGCACGGCCACCAGCACAATGAGCAATCGAAGCATGCGCGCTTGTCCGAACGCAACCAGCCTCATATGGAACCTCCCGGGGGTTTGGTCGAGGGGAAGTCGAGCTAGCGCCAGCTCGCGTGCCGTCCATTCAGTAACCCGGCTGCAACCGGGAAACCGACCTCTCTTTGTATGAACGCCGCAGCGCGCGGATCGTTTCGCAACGCAGTCCGGGAGTGCCAGAGGCCGGGCGTGGCGGGCCGCGAACGGGAGTAAATCGCGCAGGGCATCCCGAGCATACCACGTCCAGCCGGGCTATCCCCTATCATTCCGCACCGGCGCCGAAGCTGAACGCTTCATTATCCGCGCGCCGAAGGAACGAACTATGCCGTCGGGCGCCGATCCGACTTTCCCCAACTCATCACCGGCGGGTTCCGACGCCACGGACGGCAAGCAGCCACCCAGAGACCCTTAACCGTCTACAAACCAAAGCGACAGTCGCCCTCAGGGAATCCCGGACGAGAACCAGCCGGGTTGAACCTTCCTGCGGATCGTACCGGCCAGAACCGGCGTTCCGCAAGCCAGAATCGCGCCTCCAGGGCGATTTCGCGGCAAACAACAGGTGCTCGGCTCCCACATCGGCGACCGTTATGTGCGCGTCGTCCGGCGAAGACGGGAAGATTTCGATCCGAGCAGGTCCAGGGCACCTGGTCGCCACCGAGGGTGCGTCCCGAAGCGCGCGGCCCGGTGGGTGCGCGGCTGGCGTCGCATCAAGCGCGTCCTGATCAGCGCGCCGATGACGACCGCCTCGGTAGAGGCGCAGCGGCTGTCAATGCCAGCACTGGCCGTCCTCGTCGGACGCGCTCTCGTCCGTCGCCTACGCCACCGAGAAATCCTGCGCGTGCTTTTCGTCGCCGGTGGCTTGCTATGGCGCTCTCGAAGAGTCTTCCCATCGGCGCGGCCATCGTCGCGTTGCTGATCGTCGTGGGCATCTCGTGCCGACAGACGATCAAGGCATATCCACAAGGCGGCGGCGCATGCATCGTCGCGAAGGACAACCTGGGCGAGCTTCCATCGCTCACGGCGGGAGCGGCACTGCTCACGGACTACGTCCTCACCGTTGCCGTGAGCATCGCGGCCACAGTCGCAGCCATGTCCTCCGCGCTGCCCGAACTCAACGAGCATCAGGTGCTGATTGGTGTCCTGCTGATCCTGTTCGTCACGACGGTGAATCTGCGCGGCCTGAGCGAATCGGGCACCATCTTCTCGATTCCTACGTATCTCTTCCTCTTGGGCATCTTTGCCATGCTCGGCATCGGGTTCGTGCGGAACGCCGCGGCGGGGTTCCCGTACACGACCCCGTCCTGACGGAAGCCGAAGGCGCTGGGCTTCAAGGCGCTGTGGGCGCATTGGTACTGTTGCGCGCATTCGCCTCCGGGAGCGCCGCGCTGACTGGCGTAGAGCCATCTCGGACCAGGGTCGCCCGCCTTCCGCAAACCCGAATATGTCAACGCACGCAAAGACCCTGACCGTCATGATCGCCATTTGGCGATCGCAGCTGCCGCACATCACGTTTCTGGCCCATCAATATGGCGCGGTGCCAGCTCCCAGATCCAAAGCCGAACCGAACTGCAAACGGTCGTTTCCCAGATTGCTCCGGCAGGTCTTCGGTGCCAAGGCACGAACGCCGCGTACCACTATCTTCAGTTCACCGATGGCAGTTCTGGTGCTGGCAAACACGGCCTATTCCGACTTTCCCGGTTGGCGTACTTCCTGGCGCGCGATTCGTACATCCGCGCCAGTACACATATATCGTGGCGACCGCCTGGCGTACACCACCGGCATCGGTATGGCCTGATGGCGAGTCTGGTGCTCTCGATCTTCGGCGGCGAAACCGAGCGGTTGATTCCGCTCTATGCGCTCGGCGTCTTCCTCACTCCTTCACGATTTCACAAACAGGTATGTGCGTCCGCTGGGTGCGCAAGAAGGAGCCAGGCTGGCAAATGGGTCTGGCTGTGAACATGGTCGGAGCAACCGTCACCGGTATCGTGGCCGTGATCGTTGTCTTCACGAAGTTCACCCACGGGTTTCGATTATCTGCATCATCATCCCCATGCTCATTCTGCTGATGCGGGGGATCCACAAGCACTACAACCGGGCTGCGGCCGAGCTCGCCGTTTCCACTCCGTTGATCCGGCTGGACATCCACCACACCGTTATCGTGCCAGTTTCACAGCTCAACCGCGTGGCGCGGCAAACACTCTGCCTACGCCCGTTCGATCTCGGACAACGTGACGGCGGTGCATGTCAGCGACAACAGCGAGGAACTGGACGAGTTCCAGAAGAAGAAGTGGGAACAGATCGCACCGATATTCCGCTCATCCTTGATCGAATCGCCCTATCGTGCGCTGATCGGTCCACTCATGAGCTATCTGGACGAAGTCGAACGGCAACGCCCGGGAGACACCATCACGGTCTTGCCGGAGTTTGTGGCTCATCACCTCTGGGAGCACATCCTGGACAATCAGACGGCGCTGCGCTTGAAAGCCGCGCTCCTCTTCCGCCCTGGCACGGTCGTCACCAGCGTGCCATACCATCTCGATAGCGATGTTGCGGTGGTAGAGTGACCCGTTGGGTCAGTGGACGTTCCCGCTCCCTCGTCCCGAGAGCTAGCTTCCCGCGCCTTGCTCCACAGGACGTGTCGGGTCGGCGGTCCACTCGGCGTAGGACCCGAAGAAGAGCGACCTCCTCGTATCCGATGAGGCGCAGCGTGAAATACAGCGCGGCGGAGCGAACACCGGTCGAGCAATACGGAATTACGCGCTTGTCCGGCGTAACGTCGAGCGCCGCAAACGCGGCGCGCAACTCCTCGGCCGGTTTCCATAGAGGTGGTTGCTTGTCCACGACAACATCGGTAAAGGGAAAGAGGACCGCGCCGGTCAGTTCCGCGGCGTACTTGTCCGTTCCGAGCATCGATTAGCACAGTGTCAGGGTCGTCGAGGGCGGCAACCACTTGATCGACCGTGGCAATCGCCGCGTCATTTGGCTGCCCGACGTAAGGCCTGGCGCGGCAGTTGGCGTCGTGGCGCCAGTCTCCCAGTTTCCTCCACCAAACGCCGTCCAGGCAGGCAGACCGCCGTTCAGGATGCGGATGTCCGCATGGCCCAACTGATACAGAATCCACCAAAGTCGAGGCGTAGATCGTTCCGCCATCGTAGATGACCACCGTGTCCGGAACGCTCGATCGAGTTTCGTCACGAGCATTTCCATCTGGTCGCGCCAATCGTCGATTCGCGCAGGATTCGGTCAATGCGAGGTCAGGCCAATCGACCTGCACCGCGCCCGGAATGTGCCCTGCTCGAACTCGTCCGGTGGAGCAACGCAATGACTCGCCAGCGACTCACCGAGATGGGCGGCAAGCCAGGCGGGATCCGCCAGCCATTCCCGCATGCGCGCCATCCGCTTGGAGTGGCGACTGGCGGTAAGCACGCCACCGCCACAGTCATGCGCGAAGCAAATCCAACGGTCAGTGCGCCAGCAAGAATGCACGTCGATTCACCAACGCCTCCATTTCCAGGGCCTGGCTTGCTTCGAGGGCAGCGATAGCGCGCCTGCGAGCAACGATCATCGCCGATGACGCAATGTCTCGAACAGTCCTGGCGATTCGGTGCCGGTGACCTTCGCAACGCGGATCGGCATGAAGAGCTGCCCGGCCTTGAGCCCAAGCTGGTCGGCCAACGCGCCTTGCGGAGCGACGATTCGATGGCAGCTTCGTCCGTTACCGTGCCAGCGTCGAACACCGCCAGCGATCCCGCAACGCGGCCAGCGCCTGCGCGGCATCGGTCTTCTTGGGAATCAGCAGCGCAGGGTCCGTAGGGGTCAGGTTTCATCCCTGACGAAGAACGACATGAG
Protein-coding regions in this window:
- a CDS encoding amino acid permease, whose protein sequence is MALSKSLPIGAAIVALLIVVGISCRQTIKAYPQGGGACIVAKDNLGELPSLTAGAALLTDYVLTVAVSIAATVAAMSSALPELNEHQVLIGVLLILFVTTVNLRGLSESGTIFSIPTYLFLLGIFAMLGIGFVRNAAAGFPYTTPS